The Mycolicibacterium aurum genome segment GACGGCCTGCACTTCACCGAGCAGAACAACCGTGACCTCGGCGAGGCGCTCGCCGAGCAGGTCACCCACATTCTGCGCTAGGCGCGGATCACGACGGGTCCCAGCGCCTCGTAGCGCCTGGCCTCCGCGACGCCCAGTTCGCAACCGGTGACGATCGATTCGAAGTCCGACACCTGGGCGAACCGGCAGAAACTGCTCTCGCCGAACTTCGAATGCGCGGCGACCAGGATGGACCTGCGTGCCACCATGACCGCTGCGCTCTTCACCGCGGCCACGGCAGGGTCGGGCGTCGTGAGGCCATGATCGAGCGAAATACCGTTCGTTCCAAGGAAAGCCACGTCGATCACCAGGCTACGCAGCATGTCGACCGCCCAGTGGTCCACGGTGGCCAGGGTGCGGCCCCGCATCCGTCCGCCGAGCAACAACACCGTCACAGTGCGGCTGTGGGCCAGCGCCTCGGCCGCCAGCAGCGACGACGTGACCACCGTCAACTCCTCGTCGGCGAGTCGCTCGGCGATCAGCCGAGGGGTGAATCCCTCGTCCAGGTACACCGTTTCGGCGCCGTGCAACAGCTCGGCGGCCGCCCCGGCGATGCGGTGCTTCTGGCTCAGATCGACCTGGCTGCGGTACTCGACCCCGGATTCGAAGGCCGCGGTCTCCATCGGCACCGCACCGCCGTGCACCCGCTTGAGCAGCCGGCGACCGGCCAGAACCTTCAGATCGCGCCGGATCGTCTCGCTCGCGACATCGAGTTCTGTCGCGAGCGAGGCCACCTCCACCCGCCCGCGCGTGCGGGCGAACTCGACGATCCTGCTCTGGCGGCTGTCGGAATCCACCGACTCACACTACTTTTCGGCGGACATCAGGATGGACCTGACCTCCTCTGCGGTCTGCGCCTCCCGCAACCGGGTCACCTGGTCGGCCTTGAGGAACACCTGGGCGATCTTCGTGAGAAGGGCCATGTGGTCCTTGCCCGCGCCCGCGATCCCGACGACGAACTCGGCGGGCTTGCCGTTCCAGTCGATCGGCTGCCCGTAGCGGACGAAGGACAACCCGGTGCGCCGGATCGCGTCCTTGGCCTCGTTCGTGCCGTGCGGAATCGCCAGGCCGTTGCCCATGTAGGTGGAGATGGAGTTCTCCCGCTCGTGCATGGCGTCGACGTACACCGGGTCCACCGCACCCGCGGCGACCAGCAGCTGACCGGCCTCGGTGATCGCGTCGGCGGCCGAGGTCGCCGTCCCGTTCATGACGATCGACGAGAGCGGCAACGCATCGGCCCCGGAGTCGTCGCCCGGCGCCTCGGCGGGTTCGTCATCGAGGACTGCCACACCGCCGCCACCGTTGGTCCGCTGTAGCTGCTCGACGATCTCGTCGTAGCGCGGGCTGCTCATGAAGTCCTCGACCGAGACGTGAGCCGCCGACGGCGTCTTCTGGCGTGCGCGGGCGGTCAGATCCCGGTGCGAGACGACGACATCGTAGGTGTCCGTGAGGTTCGAGATGGCGGAGTTGGTCACCTTCACCTCACCGAAGCCGGCCTGCTGAATCTTCCTGCGCAGCACCGACGCACCCATCGCCGACGACCCCATGCCGGCGTCACAGGCGAACACGATGGTGTTCACCGACCCGGCGCCGGCACCCACCAGAGCGGACGCGACGCTGGACTTCTTGCCCTTCATCGACTCCATCTCGGCGGTCGCCGCGGCGAGGTCCTGCTCGTCGTCCTTGGCGCGGTCGGTCTTGAGCAGCAGCGAGGCGACGGCGAACGACACCGCGGCCGCGCCGAACACCGACAGCGTCACGCCGAGGAAGCTGCCACTGGCGGTCTGCGCGTAGACGGCGATGATGGACCCCGGTGCGGCGGGAGCGCGCAATCCCGAGCCGAACAGCACATTGATGAAGACACCGGTCATGCCGCCGAGGATGGTGGCGATGATCAGCTTCGGCTTCATCAGCACGTACGGGAAATAGATCTCGTGGATGCCGCCGAAGAACTGGATGATCGCCGCACCGGGAGCCGACGCGCGCGCCGCGCCTTTACCGAACGCCATGAAGGCCAACAGAAGTCCCAGACCCGGGCCAGGGTTGGCCTCGAGCAGGAACAGGATCGACTTGCCGGTCTCCAGGGCCTGCGTGGTACCCAGCGGGGTCAGCACGCCGTGGTTGATCGCGTTGTTGAGGAACAGCACCTTGGCCGGTTCGATGAGAATCGAGGTCAGTGGCAGCAGGTCGTTGTTGACGAGGAAGTCCACGGCGTTGCCCGCGCCGCGGGTGAACGCCGAGACGATCGGCCCGATCCCGAAGAAGCCGAAGATGGCCAGGATCATGCCCAGGATGCCCGCGGAGAAGTTGTCGACCAGCATCTCGAAGCCGGGACGGATCTTGCCGTCCCACAGGGCGTCGAGCTTCTTCATCGCCCACCCGCCGAGCGGTCCCATGATCATGGCGCCCATGAACATCGGGACGTCGGCACCGGTGATCACGCCCATGGTGGCGATCGCTCCCACGACTGCGCCGCGGTTGCCGTGCACCATCCGGCCGCCGGTGAACCCGATCAGCACGGGCAGCAGGTAGGTGATCATCGGGCCGACGATTCCGGCGCCGTCGAAGCTGCCCCAGCCGCCGATCTGGGCGACCCAACCGTCTGGATTGCGCAGCGCCGGGAAGATGCCTTGCAGCCATCCGGCCTTGATGAACAGTGCGGTGATCAGGCCCCAGGCGATGAACGCGCCGATGTTGGGCATCACCATGTTGGACAGCGCGGTGCCGAGCTTCTGAACCCGCACACGTACCCCGGTCCGCGGCTCCGCGTCCTGGACAGCTGCTTGTGACATTCAGTCCTCCGATGTGTCTGTGTCGTGAGGCGGCCGGAGTTGGTGACACCGGTCACATATGCCCAGTACACCGCATAAACGGGCACCAATGCAAGCATTCGGTCAAAAATGGTCAAACATTTCAGTGGTTTTGTGCCCGATTGCCAGATACAGTGGTCGAAAGCACACGTCATCCGAAGGCAGCCCGCCTATACCCGTCGAGAGGACCACCCCACGATGAAGGCCTTGCGCTTCTACGCCCCCGAAGATGTCCGGCTGGAAGACGTCCCGGAGCCGACCTGCGCTCCCGACGAGGTGAAGCTGCGTGTCCGCAACTGTTCAACCTGCGGCACCGACGTCAAGATCTTCTACAACGGCCACCAGAACCTGACGCCGCCGCGCACCATCGGCCACGAGATCGCCGGCGAGATCGTCGAGGTCGGTGCCGATGTCAACACGACCTACGGCAGCAGCTGGGAGGTGGGCGACCGGGTGCAGGTCATCGCCGCGGTGCCGTGCGGCGAATGCCACGAGTGCCGCAAGGGCTGGATGGCGGTGTGCCAGAACCAGACATCGATGGGCTACCAGTACGACGGCGGATTCGCCGAGTTCATGATCGTGCCGAAGCAGGTGCTCAAAGTCGATGGGCTGAACCGGATTCCGGACAACGTGGGCTTCGACGAGGCCTCCGCCGCCGAGCCGTTCGCGTGCGCGATCAATGCCCAGGAGCTGCTGGGCATCGAAGAAGGCGACACCGTGGTGGTGTTCGGCGCGGGCCCGATCGGCTGCATGCACATCCGCATTGCGCGCGGCGTGCACAACTGCGGCCCGATCTACCTCGTCGACGTCAACGATGCACGGCTGAAGATGTCGGCCGACGCGGTACACCCGGACGGCGTCATCAACGCCGCCGAGGTCGACGTCGTCGAGAAGGTCATGGAGCTCACCGGCGGCCGCGGCGCTGACGTCATCATCACCGCAACCGCAGCCAATGTTGCTCAGGAACAGGCCATTTCGATGGCGGCCCGCAACGGACGCATCTCCTTCTTCGGTGGTCTGCCCAAGACCGATCCGACGATCACGTGCGACTCCAACGTGGTGCACTACCGCCAGCTGCACATCCACGGCGCCAACGGCTCCGCGCCCGAACACAACAAGCGGGCGCTGGAGTACATCTCGACCGGACAGGTACCGGTCAAAGACCTCATCACCCGGCACATCCCGCTCGACGACGTGCTCGAGGCGTTCCAGATCGTCAAGAAGGGCGAGGCGATCAAGGTCACCGTGGAGCCGGCACCCGCCGACGTTCCCGCCGGCGTCTGAAGACGCCGCCGCCAGCGGGTTACGCTCTCTCGTCGGGTTCAACGCCCACGATCCGGGTCTGCCGCTGCTGATGTTCCTGACGCTCACCGGTGGAGCCATCCTCGGCCTGCTGATGGTGGTGATGCGGGCGCTGCTGGAACAGGCCACCACGCCGCGCACCGACATGGACGCGGTCATCTGAGTGGGTGGACCAGTGATGCCTGACACCGGGTTCGCGGCTGTTCGCCTTTCTCAGTAACTGCTCAGGCGAGGTTGCGTTTCGGATCCGGGGATCGTAGGTACTCCTACCGCAAGGCTCGAAACCGAGCCGTTCCACGTGATCG includes the following:
- a CDS encoding DeoR/GlpR family DNA-binding transcription regulator, which produces MDSDSRQSRIVEFARTRGRVEVASLATELDVASETIRRDLKVLAGRRLLKRVHGGAVPMETAAFESGVEYRSQVDLSQKHRIAGAAAELLHGAETVYLDEGFTPRLIAERLADEELTVVTSSLLAAEALAHSRTVTVLLLGGRMRGRTLATVDHWAVDMLRSLVIDVAFLGTNGISLDHGLTTPDPAVAAVKSAAVMVARRSILVAAHSKFGESSFCRFAQVSDFESIVTGCELGVAEARRYEALGPVVIRA
- a CDS encoding PTS mannitol transporter subunit IICBA, with the translated sequence MSQAAVQDAEPRTGVRVRVQKLGTALSNMVMPNIGAFIAWGLITALFIKAGWLQGIFPALRNPDGWVAQIGGWGSFDGAGIVGPMITYLLPVLIGFTGGRMVHGNRGAVVGAIATMGVITGADVPMFMGAMIMGPLGGWAMKKLDALWDGKIRPGFEMLVDNFSAGILGMILAIFGFFGIGPIVSAFTRGAGNAVDFLVNNDLLPLTSILIEPAKVLFLNNAINHGVLTPLGTTQALETGKSILFLLEANPGPGLGLLLAFMAFGKGAARASAPGAAIIQFFGGIHEIYFPYVLMKPKLIIATILGGMTGVFINVLFGSGLRAPAAPGSIIAVYAQTASGSFLGVTLSVFGAAAVSFAVASLLLKTDRAKDDEQDLAAATAEMESMKGKKSSVASALVGAGAGSVNTIVFACDAGMGSSAMGASVLRRKIQQAGFGEVKVTNSAISNLTDTYDVVVSHRDLTARARQKTPSAAHVSVEDFMSSPRYDEIVEQLQRTNGGGGVAVLDDEPAEAPGDDSGADALPLSSIVMNGTATSAADAITEAGQLLVAAGAVDPVYVDAMHERENSISTYMGNGLAIPHGTNEAKDAIRRTGLSFVRYGQPIDWNGKPAEFVVGIAGAGKDHMALLTKIAQVFLKADQVTRLREAQTAEEVRSILMSAEK
- a CDS encoding zinc-dependent dehydrogenase — encoded protein: MKALRFYAPEDVRLEDVPEPTCAPDEVKLRVRNCSTCGTDVKIFYNGHQNLTPPRTIGHEIAGEIVEVGADVNTTYGSSWEVGDRVQVIAAVPCGECHECRKGWMAVCQNQTSMGYQYDGGFAEFMIVPKQVLKVDGLNRIPDNVGFDEASAAEPFACAINAQELLGIEEGDTVVVFGAGPIGCMHIRIARGVHNCGPIYLVDVNDARLKMSADAVHPDGVINAAEVDVVEKVMELTGGRGADVIITATAANVAQEQAISMAARNGRISFFGGLPKTDPTITCDSNVVHYRQLHIHGANGSAPEHNKRALEYISTGQVPVKDLITRHIPLDDVLEAFQIVKKGEAIKVTVEPAPADVPAGV